The DNA sequence AGTCCTAAGAGACTCCACTGCCTATAACATCATCCTAGGGAGGAAGACCATCAACGAGTTCTCAGCTGTAATATGCACCAAGTTCCTAACAATGAAGTTCATAACGGACAAGGGAACGGTTGGTTCCATAAGGGGAGACCTagaaacggcagtcgcttgcgacaacgCCAGTCTCTCCTTAAGGAGAGAGTCCAAAAAAGCAGCTGGCGTGTTCCTAGCAGACCTGGACGCCCGAATAGAGGACAAACCAAGACCTGAACCAGAGGGAGACATGGAGAAATTTCAGATAGGAAAGTCGGTAGAGCAATTCACCTTCATTAACAGGAATCTTCCCCATGAACTAAAAAGTCCCCTCATGGAAGTCGTAAGGGCAAATAGCGACCTCTTCGCGTGGACCCCATCCAACATGCCGGGGTTGGACCCCGAAGTCATGTCTCACCGACTGGCCATAAAACCCGGAGCCAAACCGGTAGCCCAGCGAAGAAGGAAGATGTCGCAGGAAAGAGCTGAGGAAGTCGCTAAGCAAACAACAGGGCTGCTAGAAGCAGGGTTCATCAAGGAACTCGAGTACTCGACATGGCTGTCCAACGTTGTCTTGGTCAGGAAAGCCAGTgggaaatggaggatgtgcgtagaCTACTCCGACCTGAAcaaagcatgtcccaaggactATTTTTCCCTCCCCAACATCGACACTCTGGTAGACTCGGCAGCGGGATATCGATTTCTCATCTTCATGGACGCCtattccggatacaaccaaatcccgatgcacCGACCTGACGAGGACAAAACTGCGTTTATAACCCCAGGGGGCACCTACTGCTACAAAATAATGTCCTTTGGACTAAAGAACGCAGGGGCCACCTACCAGAGATTGATGAGCAGAGTCTTCCATGACCTCATCGGCAAGACGGTGGAGGTATATGTCGACGATATACTCGTAAAAACGGCAGAACTGGGCCAACTGATAAAAGACCTACAGGCCGTCTTTGAGGCACTAAGGAAATACAAAATGCGACTTAATTCCGCTCAAATGCGCATTCGCCATggaagcaggaaaatttctaggatacATGATAACCCAGAGAGGTGTGGAAGCCAACCCGGATAAGTGCGAAGCCGTTCTCAAAATGACAAGTCCTGGGTGCATCAAAGACGTACAACGGTTGACAGGGAGGCTCACAGCCCTATCTCGGTTCCTCGGAGCATCTGCGGAAAGAGCCGCCCCGTTCTTTAACCTAATGAAGAGAGGAATCACCTTTGAATGGACCCAGGAATGCGAAGAGGCATTCGAGCACTTTAAAAGGATACTCTCGGAACCTCCCGTACTTAGCAAACCCGGGAAAGATGAGCCCATATACCTCTACTTGGCCGTGACCACGCAAGCAATGGCCGCAGTACTAGTCAGAGAGGAAGATAAGACCCAACGACCAGTATACTTCATCAGCGAAACACTTCAAGGGGCAGAAACAAGATACACAAAGCTGGAGAAGCTAGCCTATGCCCTACTAATCTCATCAAGAAGGCTAAAACAATATTTCCAAGGACATACAATCATCCTAAGGACCGACCAAGCCATTCGACAAGTCCTCTAGAAACCCGACCTGGCGGGAAGGATGATGGCATGGGCAGTAGAGCTATCCCAATACGACTTGCAGTATGAACCAAGGCAAGCAATCAAAGCCCAAGCCATGGCCGACTTCCTCGTAGAGGTCACAGGGGAAACACCCGACGTACCgaacacacggtggaagctccatgttgACGGAGCATCCAATCAAACGTTCGGAGGAGCTGGAATCATCCTCGAGAACTCGGCTGGTATAGCCTTCAAGCAATCCATCAAGTTTGAATTTCCAGTCTCCAACAACCAAGCCgagtatgaagccttgatagGGGGACTGATGCTAGCCAAAGAAATCGGAGCATCAAGATTGGAAGTCAAcagcgactcccaagtcgtcATTTCCCAAGTAAACGGTAGCTATCAGGCCAGGGATGCGCTGCTACAGAAATACttgaaaaaagtaaaagaactatGCAAAGGCTTCAAGGAAGTAACAATCCAGCATGTTCCTAGAGAAAGGAACACCCAAGCCGACCTCCTCTTCAAGCTCGCAAGCACTAAACCCGGCACGGGGAACAGATCTCTGATTCAAGGGCTGGCAACAGAACCTGCGATCGTCATGTGCGCAACCCAAGCTCCAAACCCGCCCTCGTGGTTAGACCCGATCTCCCGATATCTAGAGCACGCAGAAACACCTCCCAACCAAAAGGAGGCGGAATTTATCAAAAGGGAGGCCCCCAAGTACATGATCATACAGGGACAGCTGTACAAGCGAGGGCTCCACCAACCACTATTAAAATGCCTGCGCTCCGACCAGACAGACTACGTCCTGAGGGAGGTACACGAGGGGTGTTGTGGTCACCATATCGGGGGAAGATCTCTAGCAAGAAAAATCATCAGGGCAGGATACTACTGGCCCACCATGATGTCAGATGCTCAGGAATTCGTAAAGAAATGTAAAaaatgccaacttccacaaagcGCCTCCAGAGGAACTCAATCTAATGTTGGCCCCCCGACCTTTCGCCTagtggggagtcgacctcctggGCCCATTTCCCCAGGACCCGGGCAGGTGAAGTACTTAATAGTAGCAATAGATTATTTCACCAAGTGGGTAGAAGCAGAACCACTAGCCAGCATATCCGCAACGAACTGCCAAAAGTTCATGTGGAAACAAGTGGTCACAAGATTCGGGATACCGGAAGCCGTCATATCGGACAACGGGacccagttcaccgacaagaagttcaaaggattcttggaaggactagggatcaagcaaaagTTCTCCTCAGTCGAACACCCTCAAACCAACGGCCAAGttgaagcggccaacaaagttatCCTAAAGGGGTTGAAAAAACGACTCGAGGGGAAAAAGTGCTCATGGGCAGAAGAACTAGCCCCAGTGCTATGGTCGTACAGGACCACCCCCCAGTCATCCACCGGGGAAACCCTTTTCCGACTCACGTACGGGGTCGACGCTGTCATCCCAGTCGAGATCGGAGAACCGAGTCCAAGGCTGCTCCTCGGTGGGGGCAGCGAGGCCGTTGAAAAAGACCTAGCCGACGAGACGAGGCAAATGGCGCACCTGGCGGAAGCAGCTATCAAGCAAAGAGTGGCCCTCGGATACAATGGCAAAGTACTGAAAAGAAACCTGGAAGAAGGCGACCTGGTCCTACGACGAAACAACATAGGCCCATCGACACCAGGAGAAGGcaagctagccgcaaattgggAAGGACCTTACAGTATAAAAGAAGTCCTCGGCAAAGGGAGCTACAAGCTAGAAAGGTTGAACGGGAACGAAGTACCGACAACATGGAACATGGCGAACCTCAGAAGGTTCTACTCGTAAGAAGGGGCGGCCAACGTGACCCCAACCCCCGTTCCCATGTTCCGCTTTTACGATTTCTTTTATGCTTTATGTGAATACCTACCTTTGTTTAAATTTGTTTATGCATTACAAATTCCTTTGTCTAACAGTATGATAAGTTTATCTTTTGCAAGTTCATATTATCCCAAGTCTCAAATAAAACGCAGCGTGAAACGGTCGACCTAACGGtgacccgggactgatcaccccgggaaccaTAAGGGACCAAAAAACGGCCCAAAGGAAAGCAAAAACGATAATAAACGAacaaaagcaaaaaaagccaCGACGGCCCGAACATACGGAATAAAAAGCAATGACCACGACGGCCCGAATAAAATCCAACAAAAAGCACAAAGAAGTGTTCAAATACGACTAAAAGGCGCCCACCAACGGGCCCAAAATGATGaacattacaaaataaataaagttagatCCTAACAAATCAAAGGATGTCAACAATCTTCCCACCTTCCACAGTCTTCATCGCGCCAATCTGAGAGAGATCAAGGTCGGGAGCCAGCACCGCCACCTGTAGCTTTATCCCCTCATCGGTCAGCTTAACGGCATCACGAGCTCTCCTGGCAAGATCTTTGTTTCTCTTCTTTAGGGGCGCTACCTCCCGAGCAGCCGCCTCCGCCGAACTCTCAGACAACTTCAACTTCTCTTCCAGCTCCTCAACCCTTTTCTTCACGGCTGCAGTCTCACCTCGGGAGGCATTTAGGTCCTTCATTAAAGTCATGTCCCGATCCACCAGTCTATTAATCTCCTTAGCATCCTCCTCAACTTTCTTTTCACAGTCAGACAGCTTGGTTTTTAGAGACTCCTCTCGGGACCGTGAATCCATCAAATCCTTTTGGGAGTTCCTAAGCTTCACCTCCATGGCGTGATAGCTACCCCAAGACAGGTTCAACCTTCTTGGCGATAGCAGCAGCACGGAGGAGACTACGATAGATCCACCTAGCCTGCCCGGAGAGGTCGGCCTCATGGAAATACTCCTCGGTGCCGGGAAGCAATTGAGACTCGATAAAGCCCCCGGCATCGAAGTTCTTCTCCATAACAGGGAGGGCCTTGCCGGTGTCCCGTTTTCTCTTCTTAACATTTCCCACGAGTCTCAGTTCTTCATCACCAAAGTCGTCCTCAAAAATCTCCACCCCCACATCAGAAACTTCCTCAACCTTCTCGGAAGGGACAGCATCTCCCTGGTGAACCGGGCCGGTCTCGGCCGCCCGATCTCTGTTCCCCCCGGTCTCACCAACCTCCTCCTGCCCTTGGCCCGCTGGAGGGTTCGATGGAGAGTCACCTTCACCCTCCTCATTTTCCTTGATGAGACTCATCAAGTCAGCTAAAATTTTCTTCCCGCCAGCCATAGAAACTGTGAacaaaagagaaaggaaagacGTCAATAGATAAGAAAAGGAAAACACAAAAGTGCAAGGAAGAGATAACCCACCAACATACGACCGACCGGCTTTCCGGTCTCCCATTAGCAAGCGAGGATTAAGATTCTTTTCACCAAAAATAGACAACAAAATGTCAGCAATGCTACGATCCTCCTTATTCAACCAGTCATAAGATACTTTGATAAGATAATCAGATCCCACACCAAAGCTCCAATAGGTCGGGATCAGATGAGCTCCCTCAGCCGAGAGCCAAAAAGGATGATGCCTTTCTACCGGTCTAAAAAAGTTAGACTTAAACTCGTGAAAGGAGTCCTCAAAGAGACCAAAAATCCTACGCCCCTGTTGGGCCCTAAAAGACATATAACCCTTCTTAGCCTTCCCCTGGCTAGAGGGTTCGTAAGCAGAAAAAGGTAAAGAAAGACGTTCACTGAGATCGGAAGCTCGAGGAACTTGCAGACCATTTCAAAACACCGAATGGAGGCCCAGCTATTCGGATGAAGTTGCGACGGCGCAACATCACAGCGATTCAGCAAGCCCATAATAAAAGGAGAAAAAGGTAGACGAAGCCCTAAAGTCGTGAACATAGGCTCGTAAACCCACAGCCAATCAACAACTGTCGGGGAAGCCAAATTCTTATGGCACACGCGCTCACGAGCAGCAGGGACAAAGACTTGGTAGAGCGCCTCCTCGGGACCCCCCCAAATAAGAGTCTAGCTTGTCGTAACTTCTGGAGATTTTCCCTAGTCACCTTGGAAGGGGTATCCTTCACGTCAGAGGAAACCCAAGCATAGTGGTCGACGAAGTCGGCCAGGGGGCGCTGGGCCTGGCTCGAAGAAGCAAGACGATCGTCCATACCTACATTAGGGGCACCACTAAAGTCAACACGGGAAGTCAGAAACCCTCAaaacaagaaagagaaaaaggaagctaCGAATCTCCCCCTAAACCCAGAAATGCAAGCAAAAAACCCAGGGAAAACCCAGAAATACAAGCAAAACCCAGGAAAAACCCAGAAATGCGAGCGAAACCAAAGAAAAACCCAGTGGCACCCCctctaaaaaggaaaaacaaacaaGAAACGCAAAAGATCCAAGCATGCAACAAAGCAAAAGCGCCAGAAATAAAGCAACAATTGAAACAAGGGAAGAACGAACAGAAAACTCACCAGAAGAAACAGGAGATTGCAAAGAAAGCAAAGAGCAAGATGCTTCAAGCAACAGCAGCAGTATGAACAAAAGAGGCAGCAA is a window from the Arachis hypogaea cultivar Tifrunner chromosome 17, arahy.Tifrunner.gnm2.J5K5, whole genome shotgun sequence genome containing:
- the LOC112762790 gene encoding uncharacterized protein, with protein sequence MAWAVELSQYDLQYEPRQAIKAQAMADFLVEVTGETPDVPNTRWKLHVDGASNQTFGGAGIILENSAGIAFKQSIKFEFPVSNNQAEYEALIGGLMLAKEIGASRLEVNSDSQVVISQVNGSYQARDALLQKYLKKVKELCKGFKEVTIQHVPRERNTQADLLFKLASTKPGTGNRSLIQGLATEPAIVMCATQAPNPPSWLDPISRYLEHAETPPNQKEAEFIKREAPKYMIIQGQLYKRGLHQPLLKCLRSDQTDYVLREVHEGCCGHHIGGRSLARKIIRAGYYWPTMMSDAQEFVKKCKKCQLPQSASRGTQSNVGPPTFRLVGSRPPGPISPGPGQVKYLIVAIDYFTKWVEAEPLASISATNCQKFMWKQVVTRFGIPEAVISDNGTQFTDKKTTPQSSTGETLFRLTYGVDAVIPVEIGEPSPRLLLGGGSEAVEKDLADETRQMAHLAEAAIKQRVALGYNGKVLKRNLEEGDLVLRRNNIGPSTPGEGKLAANWEGPYSIKEVLGKGSYKLERLNGNEVPTTWNMANLRRFYS